The Humulus lupulus chromosome 3, drHumLupu1.1, whole genome shotgun sequence genome window below encodes:
- the LOC133823425 gene encoding protein trichome birefringence has translation MADTAKHVPVHGGTMVSDLRSLFSIIKPRRTFAFLFGFMLAFVVFTGFLVFNPSPNSGAPWFSNVFSVNTPTPTRSSSDSSGSQFSSVFSYFFPNNYSSEEIYKISPPPPPPPLHPPPYIETNITRSINATLSSPVVNLETPNSENSTQNSTKPRNPEISTKNQTSVGPSSNASSPSSGHKNQTQFPDNAVEKNPSQPTTATLENPSAAKNQSVSAPKPEKNSGKDEKKSSDPSSSSGEMSQKGGVLNNTASSPPSFGEKKNNESSKSSGEQAKKIDIVESLKGCDFSDGEWVKDENRKAYYKPESCSVIDEQFNCVVNGRPDRDYQKFKWKPKGCHLPRLDGKNMLEMLRGRRLVFVGDSLNRNMWESLICILKNSAKNPKNVFEAHGRHRFRGEAEYSFVFKDYDCTVEFFVAPFLVQEWEMKNKNGTKRETLRLDLVGKSFEHFKTADIIVFNTGHWWTHDKTSKGEDYYQEGSHVYKELNVLEAFRKAITTWGRWIDGNVNPKKSLVFFRGYSHSHFSGGQWNSGGACDSETVPISDEKYLRPYPPKMTVLEKVFKGMKTPVTYLNVTRLTDFRKDGHPSIYRKKKLSAQERSSPLLYQDCSHWCLPGVPDAWNELLYAELLVKLSQLQKQKKT, from the exons ATGGCGGACACGGCGAAGCACGTACCTGTCCATGGCGGGACTATGGTGTCCGACTTGAGAAGCCTTTTCTCCATCATCAAGCCCAGAAGAACCTTTGCCTTTCTATTTGGGTTCATGCTCGCTTTCGTCGTCTTCACTGGCTTCTTGGTTTTTAACCCTTCTCCCAACTCCGGCGCTCCCTGGTTCTCTAATGTTTTCAGTGTTAATACCCCAACTCCAACCAGATCGTCATCTGACTCTTCTGGATCTCAATTTTCCTCTGTTTTCTCATACTTCTTTCCCAATAATTACTCTTCCGAAGAAATTTACAAAATCTCACCTccaccgcctcctcctcctctacATCCACCACCTTACATAGAAACCAATATTACTAGATCAATCAACGCCACTCTCTCATCTCCCGTAGTAAATTTAGAAACACCCAATTCAGAAAATTCTACACAAAACAGTACTAAACCTCGAAATCCGGAAATTTCCACGAAGAACCAGACCTCGGTTGGTCCAAGTAGCAATGCAAGCTCACCTTCTTCCGGCCATAAAAATCAAACCCAGTTTCCAGATAACGCCGTTGAGAAAAACCCTTCTCAGCCGACGACTGCTACCCTGGAAAACCCGTCGGCGGCGAAGAATCAAAGCGTTAGTGCACCGAAGCCggagaaaaattcagggaaagaTGAGAAGAAGAGTAGTGACCCTAGTAGTAGCAGTGGGGAAATGTCTCAGAAAGGTGGCGTTTTGAATAATACGGCGTCATCGCCGCCGTCGTTTGGGGAGAAGAAGAATAATGAAAGTTCAAAGTCATCTGGTGAGCAGGCAAAGAAAATTGACATTGTTGAGTCATTGAAAGGTTGTGATTTTTCCGATGGCGAGTGGGTTAAGGATGAAAATCGGAAGGCTTATTATAAACCAGAGTCATGTTCTGTGATTGATGAGCAATTTAACTGTGTTGTGAATGGCAGACCTGATAGAGATTATCAAAAATTCAAATGGAAACCCAAGGGCTGTCATCTTCCAAG ATTGGACGGGAAGAATATGTTGGAGATGTTACGTGGAAGAAGATTAGTATTCGTAGGAGATTCCCTCAATAGAAATATGTGGGAATCGCTCATTTGCATTCTGAAGAACTCTGCAAAGAATCCCAAAAATGTTTTCGAAGCGCATGGCCGACACCGTTTCCGTGGTGAAGCTGAGTATTCCTTCGTATTCAAA GACTATGATTGTACTGTGGAGTTCTTCGTGGCTCCTTTTTTGGTCCAAGAATgggaaatgaaaaataaaaatggtaCCAAGAGAGAAACGCTTCGTTTGGATTTGGTAGGCAAATCATTCGAGCATTTTAAAACTGCTGATATTATTGTCTTCAACACTGGACATTGGTGGACTCATGATAAGACCTCCAAAGG gGAAGATTATTACCAAGAAGGTAGTCATGTTTATAAGGAATTGAATGTTCTCGAGGCATTTCGTAAAGCTATAACGACTTGGGGAAGATGGATTGATGGTAATGTTAATCCAAAGAAGTCATTAGTGTTCTTTAGGGGATACTCTCACTCTCATTTCAG TGGTGGTCAATGGAATTCTGGCGGAGCCTGTGACAGCGAGACAGTACCCATTAGTGATGAGAAGTATCTGAGGCCATATCCACCCAAGATGACTGTTCTTGAGAAGGTCTTTAAAGGAATGAAAACTCCTGTTACTTATCTTAATGTAACAAGATTGACAGATTTCAGGAAGGACGGTCACCCGTCAATTTACCGGAAGAAGAAGCTGTCAGCGCAGGAACGGAGTTCGCCCTTGCTGTACCAGGATTGCAGCCATTGGTGCCTTCCAGGTGTTCCTGACGCCTGGAATGAACTGCTCTATGCTGAGCTCCTAGTGAAACTTAGCCAGCTACAAAAGCAGAAGAAAACAtag